A genomic stretch from Candidatus Woesearchaeota archaeon includes:
- a CDS encoding DHH family phosphoesterase translates to MDKYERFKESVKAAADRFRQIPKELPVRVVSHFDADGITAAALLVQLLRMEDRPFHLSNVQHLSKQIVEELSYESYETIIFSDLGSGQLAYIDSFLQGKNIFILDHHIPGKDEGLIGANICQVNPLLHGIEGNLEISGAGVAYLFAKAVDPRMISKASMAIIGAIADQQEDNGFFGLNAEVLSDAIKMGNLTVSSGLRLFGSGSKPLHRVLEMATDCYIPGVTGSGPTAQKFLKDTGINPRHDGTWRTVSQLSEDEMQALVDAIIEKRKNEINPQDIFGNIYILRGEDRDSVFRDAREYATALNAAGRTGEASIGVAAGMGDKKAREAIQKSVLDYQQMLVAALRWLEENRGTDNFVQRDGFAYINSGLNISPKIIGTVSTILSKTGGIRHDSIIISMADTGEGMTKVSIRYSGAKPVHDLREICKKIFFGFKDAEFGGHRNAAGGIFRTEDTAKFIEAMEETLEKICMEDSVK, encoded by the coding sequence ATGGACAAATATGAAAGGTTCAAGGAATCCGTAAAAGCAGCTGCGGACAGGTTCAGGCAAATTCCAAAAGAATTGCCGGTCCGTGTTGTCAGCCATTTCGATGCCGACGGGATTACAGCCGCGGCACTGCTCGTGCAGCTGCTTAGGATGGAAGACAGGCCGTTCCATCTTTCAAATGTCCAGCATCTTTCAAAACAGATTGTGGAGGAGCTCAGCTATGAGTCCTATGAAACAATCATTTTTTCTGATTTGGGGTCAGGGCAGCTTGCGTACATTGATTCTTTTTTGCAGGGAAAAAACATTTTCATCCTTGACCACCATATCCCTGGCAAGGATGAGGGGCTAATCGGTGCAAACATTTGCCAGGTTAATCCGCTCCTGCACGGAATTGAGGGCAATCTTGAGATTAGCGGGGCAGGCGTGGCTTATCTTTTTGCAAAGGCAGTTGACCCAAGGATGATAAGCAAGGCAAGCATGGCAATAATCGGTGCAATCGCTGACCAGCAAGAAGACAACGGATTCTTTGGCCTGAATGCAGAGGTGCTTTCTGATGCGATTAAAATGGGGAATCTCACAGTATCCAGCGGGCTCAGGCTGTTTGGCTCAGGAAGCAAGCCATTGCACAGGGTCCTGGAAATGGCGACTGACTGCTATATCCCCGGGGTCACCGGGTCAGGCCCGACAGCGCAGAAATTCCTGAAAGACACCGGCATAAATCCAAGGCATGACGGAACATGGAGGACTGTTTCACAGCTGAGCGAGGACGAGATGCAGGCGCTTGTTGATGCGATAATTGAAAAAAGGAAAAATGAGATCAATCCGCAGGATATTTTTGGCAATATCTACATTTTGAGGGGAGAAGACAGGGACAGCGTGTTCAGGGATGCAAGGGAATATGCAACTGCCTTGAATGCAGCAGGAAGGACAGGCGAGGCCTCAATTGGCGTCGCTGCCGGGATGGGAGACAAAAAAGCAAGGGAAGCAATTCAAAAAAGCGTTCTTGACTACCAGCAAATGCTGGTTGCAGCGCTTAGGTGGCTGGAGGAAAACAGGGGAACTGACAATTTTGTCCAGCGCGACGGATTTGCCTACATAAACTCCGGGCTTAACATCAGCCCGAAAATCATTGGGACAGTTTCCACAATCCTGAGCAAGACTGGCGGCATCAGGCACGATTCAATAATCATTTCCATGGCAGATACAGGAGAAGGAATGACAAAAGTCTCCATAAGATATTCCGGGGCCAAGCCCGTGCACGACCTGAGGGAAATCTGCAAAAAAATATTTTTTGGGTTTAAGGATGCAGAGTTCGGCGGGCACCGCAATGCTGCCGGCGGGATTTTCAGGACTGAAGACACGGCAAAATTCATTGAAGCCATGGAGGAAACCCTTGAAAAAATTTGCATGGAAGACAGTGTGAAATGA